Below is a genomic region from Biomphalaria glabrata chromosome 3, xgBioGlab47.1, whole genome shotgun sequence.
tctttttttttttatcggccaacggttaacgagcagggtgtcatgagcacaacgaccaaccgtctttactttccccaactaaagtcaggtacctattagagttgggtggactcaggggcgccctaaaaatcctggaattcgaaatcccagtcttcaccaagattcgagcccaggaccaaaggttcagaagctaagctcTTAGCCTCTCAACAATCTCGCCCCTATGTATGTTTGGTTCTAGTTAATTTTATGTCTGGTTCATAAAAGCGAAAGAATAAATTGATGTCAACCTGActgctaaaagtatgaaatgtAGTAGAGAACGATAACTCTTTGCATTGtcacaaaaatgttttgtaaaatactACCGTGCTAGATGCTATAACAATGAGAAGTACAATTAAAAGATTATTTAATCTTATGTTtgactttgttttgttgttttaataattgttatttctttgttgaatATCACGTATGTATTAACCCGTTAAGTTTCATGAATCTATGTTTTAAATTAACAGTAACTTGAACTATTTAATTAGTCTAATAAATGTATTACAATTTCTGTAAATGCAAGAAGTTCAATTTCCATATGCTTATACAATACTCATGCTGTATTCTAGAAATGGGGTGTTGGGAGTCagggatatttgatattgtgttgattgttctggggtaGAGAATCCttatatcatttttctgtctctggtggtttcaatagttaggtagtatgtctttgctattaaatattatttctattactatcattatatttttaggttaatcacttttcaattgtttatgatttaatacttgtgaattatgagaacttacaaataaaaactatataaagCCCACAAAAAGAGTCAAGAGGGACCATAAAAAGAGGCATacaaagaccaaaaaaaaagaggcaaagaaaagaggcctaaggcccaaggattcctatgatgataaagctaaaattgaatagcgcaaattctgaggtttcctatagaaaaaaaaaaaaaaaaatacgttggcaaaggacaatggacaacccagtgatcATCAAGtgtggacagtttatgaacaattttaacgtgaactgatgtgtaaaccgtaaacttatgttagtgtcttatgtgttgttggcaatgtcatctcttcagtactgaataaaacaaataaaaaaaaaacgttggcagtaaaatgcataaaaaaaaaaacaaagaatacaaaatacaaaacattcaatgTATTAGAAACAATCAGGTTGTTAGAAACATTTGAGACGCATGTAACGTCATACACTTTTTACTGTCTTTGGTCTTTTGTTCTAAGATCATCCTCGTGCTCAGCGAGACGTCTTGTTGAGGCCCAGTTTTATTCACGGAAGAGACGTCAATGGAATTATAATACGACATTTAATTCAGCTGTTCTGAGGTGAGAAAGACTGGTAGAATCGCACTGGCGGACTTGTGTTCACAGCTTTTTTCTTCAAAGAACAATTTTGCTGAAGGACGCttctctcgaaaaaaaaaatctataagaTCTCAAAAAAgtattctaatatttttttttaacattgtaaCTTCGTGTttactcagtggcgtagctagggtggggggaggaggggtagAATTCGAAAATCCCCACCCCCGGGGCCCGCACTTGCgaagggcccccaaatgagtgttttttacattaaaaattaaatattgcgcaaaatgcgggggggggggcataaagATGAAGCCTCCCCGGCCACCAGACGATGGAAAAATCCTTGCTACGCCCCTGTGTTTACTTGATCAATATTCAAATATGGTTGTCAAATTACAATGCAAATAGGGCCTATAGGGCctacaacaatttttttaaaacctggaaacaattaaagaacgaATTCGGGGGCTCCCCCCTGTGTCACCACATCTATCCCCCTCCCTAATGGAGCGTCTCAGAGGCTGAGAAACGCTGACGTAATGGTAAATAGTTCAAACTTACCAACATCTAAATACATATGATGAGATATTTATTCATTATtcatatcttcaactctaaaaaaCATACAGTCCTTTTGTCTGCCTTTCAAATGTATAACAATAGCGCTATCATTATACAACACTGATCGTAAGAGATGGTCACAGAGACGTGACATCTAGTGAAATAAATGACATCAAATGTCATAAATAACTTTCGGTGAATATCCGTGCTCACATATCGTTTTCTCGACTTAATTAATCTCTCAGACTTACTAGCGTAGTTTCCCGTCTTTCTCCTGCTGCTAGTAATGAAATACTCAAACAAGACAATGATTAACTGGTTGACGATAGGCGTCACCTTATTTAactgagatatatatatatatatatatatatatatatatatgtatatatatacatagatagatagatagatagatagatagatagatagatagatagatagatagatagatagatagatagatagatagatatagatatagtgtTTGAATTGTCTcctcttgttttaaaatagtaaatcaaactagatctagatctaattgttatattttgaacactgaTAGTTGAAAGCTTAAGCATCTATGACGTAAGCACACGTCTTGGTACCGTATGGTTTTGAAACATGGGgaacaactgaagcaacaacaaaaaaaaaaacaagcaacaaaaatacaaaacaaagtacagaccttcatcaacagatttctgagaaatatctttaaaatacactggtatgacaacgtagaaaacaccaaactgtagGAGAtaagtggacagaaaaatatagagttgcagatcttagagaggaagtggagatggattggtcacacccttggATAAGTTACCAACTACAGAGCTAGGCAGAATGGAACCCTCCAGggcacaagacgtagaggaagaccacaAAGAACGAAGCGACGCAGTGTacagatgaagccgagaggaccggaaagagctgggaagccattaaaaaacaagcaagagaacgtggagagtggcgtgttttaaACTGAGGCCTTGTGTTCtatgaggaacgcaaaggaaagatgatgataatGGTGATGATGACGATGGTGATGATCATGATGGTGatggtggtgatgatgatggtggtgatgatgatgatggtgattaTGATGGTGATtatcatgatgatgatgatggtgattaTGATGGTGATTATCATGTTGATGATGGTgatagtgatgatgatgatggtgatagTGATGATGATAGTGATGATgatagtgatgatgatgatggtgatgatgatggtggtgatgatggtgatgatgatggtgatggtgGTGATGATGAAGATGGTGATGGTGATGAAGATGGTGATGATGgtaataatgatgatgatgatgactggaGATGTTCATACCAGAACTTTAATTGATAAATAGCAAGACACATACCTCgatctatatctatttcaaTAGGCTCTATATAGCACTCTTTTTTGGTGTAACCGCTGTACAGAACACAGACGTATTGATAAGCCAAGTAGTTTAATGACCATAATCATTTGTGCACACTTTtcagcactgtagaatcaaattttctaagcACCCTCGTTTGTAGCACAAAGTACTTTTGATTTTCTAGTTGGCaacaagtctttaaaaaaaaggtgaaacatATACAACATCATGGCGTGTCATGAAGTTTGAAGATTTCGAAAGAGTGCATCAGAGTGCTGGAGGTCAATTTAAGTTCCCTTTTTCGTTGTCTTCGACGGTAGCTGATTTTGGCCCCCCAAATGTGCTGTGTAAGTGTCAATGCTAcagtgtaataaaatactcagacgcAAGTTTTGAAATACCCATTTCTTGTTTCACTTGATAAGATAAAATAGTTCTTTCCAAAAAAGTCATTCCAGCATAGGTCGggttacctaaaaaaaaacaagggaaaaaaactttAACTTTGAACGGCGTAAGTTTCTTATCCCTAATTAATACCGACGTCTAGGTTAACGCGTAGGAGGGCTTACACTTATGATAGGAAATTCGagagataagaaaagataagagaatGCATTATAAAGAAAATGGTCGACATATTtggatatcttatcttatgtaacaaatgttacttcaaaaaagaagataattacgtcctacgcgtttcataggtcagtctagtcatgcaCGATAACCAGAGACTTGAActttgctaagtcgttggttttcctggctgattctggcaacccattctaatagcactagggaagaaggagcacttgtacgaattagtcttatcatatggaataagaactgtacctctatctttgtgtctttctgactaTTTTATTAGGATAGGGGATATTAAAAAAAGGAGTCGGGAGTCTTATTTTGGATAGCTATCAAAGAGAGTGTGGTCAAGTTTAATAGATCGTTGACCTTAGGGTTAATAACTTAAAATAGCCATGTCAGTTTGTGTGTGGATTAAATGAAATAACTTGATGAAGAATGTCACCAGAAAGCAGTAAGTCAAACGGGAGACATGCTCGTCTGCGTCGCGCAATAAGTTCCCGCCGACTGCCGTGGCTGTAATGACATTTGACTCTGGTGCTGGCCCCGCCTTGTGCGCGTGTTCCGTGAATCAAGCTGTCACACGTCCACCAATGAGATGTCGTGAGATGTTTCGGGGTGGACAGCATCgaaacatgtacacacacacatactctgtctcacactcacacacacacacacaccaggtGTCTAGGCGTTACCTGACCGTGTCTATAGTCACAGAGGATTTGATCTCAGTGCCATTGTGTCATCCAGGTTTTAGAAGGTACATGTCACATGCCATCTAGCCGTGTATCGTATGCCAAATGTACATGCAACGCTTCCTAAGTGTAGATGTTTGATCTGGCCGTAGTATTATCTACAAAGCTAGTCAACATCTCATTGTTAAATAGTATTGCTCGTAACAGTCAAATGGCCATATTTCCTGGCATGTCCGCTCTCATGAACTTGAGTCCTCGGACACGCCAGAGCGAAGGTCCGAGCTACGATGCCATGACTGCAATGCCCAAACCTGAAATCAAATTCTCCATAGACAGTATCCTGGGGCTATCGTCCAGTCGGACAAGTCCAGTCTGTGAGCAGACTTTCGGACAGGACTATAACCACAATAAGAACAACGACCATGACGATATGGACGATGACGATGATGAAAGTATCGATGTCGACGACAGTCTATTGGAAGACAATGTGCATACCGAATGCTTTAGTGGAGATCGTACTCAACTTTCTGGGGGAGAGGAATCGATACAGTACCCATGGTTACAGTGCACACGATACCACCCGCCGAAATTACAAAGTAGGTTTTTATTGTCCATGTTGTATACAAGTTTGATAAGATAATATCTAATAAGATAACTTAATTACTTCATACTATGGCCATAAATATTTCCTTTGGGACCATAATACTCACGTTGTTATGGCTTAGATCTGTCTATGTATGTCTTTGTCAGTCAATGTAGGTCTATGCTAGTAAATATAGGTCAATTTAGGTCTATGTCAGTCAATATAGTTTTAAGTCAATATAAGTCAATTTTGATCAGCATCAGCTAATATAGGTAAATTTAGGTCTATGTTAGCCTACATAGGTCGATGTCAGTTAAAATAGATAAATTTAGGTCTGTGTCAGTCAATTTAGGGTTTGGTCAGTCAATATAGGTCTGTGTCAGTCAATATAGGTCAATTTAGGTCTCGCAGTCAATATAGGTGTACATCAGTTAATATAGGTCAATTTATGTCTATGCCTGTCAATATAGGTCTATGCCTGTCAATATAGGTCTATGTCAGTCAATATAGGTCTATGTCAGTCAATATAGGTCAATTTAGGTCTATGCCTGTCAATATAGGTCTATGCCTGTCAATATAGGTCTATGCCTGTCAATATAGGTCTATGTCAGTCAATATAGGTCTATGTCAGTCAATATAGGTCTATGTCAGTCAATATAGGTCTATGTCAGTCAATATAGGTCAATTCAGGGAGACCAATCGACAAAGAAGGTCTGAAAACTGACAATAACGTTGAAGCCTGTGGGCACTTCGTATTCTcgcaaattaaaagcatattcctagttccatatgcttggacaaatttgtacatacgctccttcttcactagtgctactagagcatggaatgggttgcctgagctagccaggaaaagcgatgacttggcagaatgtaagtcattggttaaaatgcatgacgtaatcatcttctttttttgaagtaacgtcggtattttataagataagatattctcgaatcaagttgaaatttgtgcactaattattcattgtcgatgccaacacataaatcaatcaattaacCAGTTGATTAatcaattactggtaattaattaatttttgttttacacataAAAAGGGAGCTATAATAATGAGATAAATGGCAGAGATTTTGGTTCTTCCCAttagataaccttttttttatggttttttttttacaaagcttatatcaactcactctgtctgtctggtcaaaagtttgtacacattatttctcccacacccaatctcagatcaagctaaaatgtagcacaattaaaaacaatggataactttacaatcttctatttttatacacaaagtgggtgtgtgtgtgtttttttttgttttgttttgtttttgtttttgtttttttgtaaaaaaaaacgattacggTAAAAATCACCCAGTTTTCactttctcctcccccccccctccccgcatTGGTccaactagtccagacaagtgataggatcatagcgcattgaaaaagctaaaagcatgaaatatagcgctaaacaaaaaaagaattggtaaaaatatttctaatcgcacggATTTAtcattgttggtctagatctattacaaatgtaatgacatgacCGATCCGAGCTAATTAATGGAaatacacttcgtataagctttgttgctgggttttttttaatatattattttgaaagttttttaaaaatgtttttcttattttaagttgtttttttattttgtttatttacaaaaagatTAACTTAATgtttgtaattagttttttctAGAGTAACACtactaaatgtgtgtgtgtgtgtggaa
It encodes:
- the LOC129924948 gene encoding homeobox protein MSH-B-like, whose amino-acid sequence is MFDLAVVLSTKLVNISLLNSIARNSQMAIFPGMSALMNLSPRTRQSEGPSYDAMTAMPKPEIKFSIDSILGLSSSRTSPVCEQTFGQDYNHNKNNDHDDMDDDDDESIDVDDSLLEDNVHTECFSGDRTQLSGGEESIQYPWLQCTRYHPPKLQRSKKKEGHKKWKLGRNPRIPFTQHQLVVLEEKFRRTHYLSSMDVAELSSALNLTETRVKIWFQNRRARERRDKGGTQLQQSTVQKSFQPLTIPTVSWSVPTASNYVHYQQTLDFRSRYLVPSLGMYNTPEGNQVTEDCRDMKLHHLTDIQ